CACCAACCAGTAGAACAACTGGCAAGCCTGCGTGTGACTCCAAACATGAGCACATGGCGTCCATGTGACCAAGTGGAATCGGCGGTTGCATGGAAATATGCCATTGAGCGTAAAGATGGCCCAAGTGCACTGATTTTCTCTCGTCAAAACCTGGAACAGCAACCTCGTACCGCTGAGCAATTAGCGAATATCGAGAAAGGGGCTTATATCCTGAAAGATTGCGCAGGCACACCTGAGCTTCTCTTTATTGCAACCGGTTCTGAAGTTGAATTAGCGGTGAAAGCGGCTGACCAACTGACTGCGGAAGGTCGTAAAGTTCGCGTGGTTTCTATGCCTTCTACGGATGTATTCGACAAGCAAGACGCGGCTTACCGTGAAGCTGTTCTGCCTGCAAACGTAAGTGCTCGTGTGGCTATCGAAGCGGGTATTGCAGATTACTGGTTCAAATACACTGGTCTGAATGGCGCTATCATTGGTATGCACTCATTCGGTGAATCTGCACCAGCGGATCAGCTGTACAAAGAGTTCGGTATTACGGTTGAAAACGCTGTTAAAGCGGCAAAATCGCTGCTGAAATAATTCATTTTATACCTTGAGGTGCATTCGGAATAAGCGGCTGCACCTCTGAAAATAAAGTGAATTAACCTAATTTACGCCTCAATATCAAGTTTGGTATTGGGGCGTTGTTTTTTTGTGCACCGTTTCTTGTTTTTCTATTGCGTTCTCTAAATATATCCCTTAATCTAAAACTCAACAAGCTGAACCGTTTCAGTTGTATTTGGAATAATGTAAATAAATTTTAAAAATGTCGAGTGAAGCACACTTTTGATGTTTGACAGTTAAAATGAGCAGTAGAGTTGGTGGTAGTCAGTTATCCTTAGCAACCGTGTGATTTTGCTCAGATACAAGGTGTAGAATGGCAATCAGGGTAGCAATAAACGGCTTCGGTCGAATTGGTCGAAGTGTTCTCAGAGCGTTATATGAATCAGGTCGCCGGGCAGAAATTGTCGTTGTTGCGGTCAATGAATTAGCGGAACCAGAAGGTATCGCTCATTTGCTGAAGTATGATTCAAGTCACGGACGCTTTGCGTGGGATGTTCGCCTCAATGGCGACCAGCTACAAGTTGGAGATGACAGCATGCGTCTTTTCCATCAAGCGGATATCAGCAAGCTACCTTGGAAAGAGTTAGGTGTGGATGTGGTGTTAGATTGCACGGGCGTTTATGGCTCTCGCGAAGATGGGTTAAAGCATCTGCAAGCCGGCGCGAAAAAAGTGCTCTTTTCCCATCCGGGAACCGATGATCTCGATGCGACCATTGTGTATGGCGTCAACCATGACAGCCTACAAAGAAGCGATAGCATCGTTTCCAATGCATCTTGTACCACCAACTGTATTATTCCAGTCATCAAAGTGTTGGATGATGCATTTGGTATCGAGTCGGGCACAGTCACCACCATTCATGCATCCATGAATGATCAACCTGTGATTGACGCCTACCATAAAGATTTACGCAGAACGCGCGCAGCGAGTCAGTCGATTATTCCTGTTGATACGAAACTAGCAGCGGGGATCACGCGAATTTTTCCAAAATTCCAAGGCAGCTTTGAAGCGATTTCTGTACGCGTTCCAACTACCAATGTCACGGCCATTGACTTAAGCGTCACTGTGGATGCGCATGTTTGTGTTGATAACGTCAACAAGCTATTACAGAGCGCCGCGCATGGGCATTTTCGTGGTATAGTAGACTATACTGAACTACCGTTAGTCTCGATGGATTTTAATCATGATCCGCACAGTGCGATTATTGATGGCACGCAAACACGAGTTAGCGGCAAGAACTTAATCAAAACCCTGGTTTGGTGTGATAACGAATGGGGGTTTGCTAACCGGATGCTAGATACAACCCTAGCGATGGCAGCAACAGGTTTAAATTAATTGGCGTCTGACAGACCGCGAGGCACAATAGATAAATACGCTATTGACCACCTTGCACAGTCGCTAATGAAAACTTTATAGAGAATCAACAAGAGGATTCACCATGTCTGTAATTAAGATGACCGATTTGGACTTAGCGGGTAAACGCGTTTTCATTCGTTCGGACCTAAACGTTCCTGTTAAAGACGGTAAAGTTACTTCAGATGCACGTATCCGTGCTTCATTACCAACAATTGAATTAGCGCTGAAACAAGGTGCTAAAGTCATGGTTACTTCCCACCTCGGTCGTCCGACGGAAGGTGAGTACAATGAAGAGTTTTCACTGCAACCTGTTGTTGACTATCTGGCAGAAAAATTAGACAACCCAGTTCGTTTGGTGAAAGACTACCTGAACGGTGTTGATATCGCTGAAGGCGAATTAGTGGTTCTGGAAAACGTTCGCTTCAATAAAGGCGAAAAGAAAGACGACGAAACCCTGTCTAAACAGTATGCAGCACTGTGTGATGTCTACGTTATGGATGCATTCGGTACTGCTCACCGCGCTCAAGCATCAACTCACGGTGTGGCTAAATTCTCTCCAGTTGCGTGTGCAGGCCCTCTGTTAAGCAACGAATTAGAAGCATTAGGCAAAGCGTTAGGTAACCCAGCGCGCCCAATGGTTGCTATCGTAGGCGGTTCTAAAGTTTCCACTAAACTGACTGTATTAGATTCCCTGTCTAAAATTGCTGACCAACTGATTGTTGGTGGTGGTATCGCGAATACTTTCATCGCAGCAGAGGGTAACAATGTGGGTCGTTCACTGTATGAAGCTGACCTGATCCCTGAAGCGAAAAAATTACTGGCTCATTGCCAGATCCCTGTACCAACAGACGTTCGTGTTGCAACTGAGTTCTCAGAAACTGCTGAAGCAACCCTGAAAGCCAGCAACACCATCAAAGATGATGAGCAAATTCTGGACTTAGGTGATGAATCCGCAGAACGTCTGGCTGAAATTCTGAAGAATGCGAAAACCATTCTTTGGAACGGCCCAGTGGGCGTATTTGAATTCCCTAACTTCCGTAAGGGAACTGAAATCGTTGCTCGTGCTATCGCAGACAGTGACGCTTTCTCAATCGCTGGTGGTGGCGACACCCTAGCGGCGATCGATTTATTTGGTATCGCTGATAAGATTTCATACATCTCTACTGGTGGCGGTGCTTTCCTTGAATTCGTTGAAGGCAAAAAGCTCCCAGCTGTTGTGATGCTAGAAGAACGTGCTAAAGCGTAATTAATTTGTTCATACACAACAGGCAGCGTAGGCTGCCTGTTCACCACAGGACCTTTTCACATGTCTAAAATTTTTGATTTTGTTAAACCAGGTGTTATCACTGGTGATGATGTACAGAAAGTTTTCGCGGTTGCCAAAGAAAATAACTTTGCATTACCAGCTGTGAACTGTGTTGGTACTGATTCAATTAACGCCGTACTTGAAGCGGCAGCAAAAGTACGTGCTCCAGTGATTATTCAGTTCTCTAACGGTGGTGCTGCATTTATCGCAGGTAAAGGCCTAAAAGCTGAAGGACAACAAGCGGCGATTTTAGGTGCGATTTCTGGCGCTCATCACGTCCATCAAATGGCAGAGCATTACGGTGTTCCAGTTATTCTACACACTGACCACTGTGCGAAGAAATTGCTGCCATGGATTGATGGTTTGTTAGATGCGGGTGAAAAACACTACGCGAAAACCGGTAAACCACTGTTCTCTTCTCACATGATTGACCTGTCAGAAGAATCTCTGGAAGAAAACATTGCAATCTGTTCTAAATATTTAGAGCGCATGGCGAAAATCGACATGACTCTGGAAATCGAATTAGGTTGTACTGGTGGTGAAGAAGACGGTGTTGATAACACTGGCATGGACAGCTCAGCGCTGTACACCCAACCAGAAGACGTGGCTTATGCTTATGAAAAACTGAATGCTATCAGCCCTCGTTTCACTATCGCAGCCTCTTTTGGTAACGTACACGGTGTTTATAAGCCAGGTAACGTACAATTAACGCCAAAAATTCTGCGTAACTCCCAAGACTACGTGTCTGAGAAATTCAACCTGCCACACAATAGCTTAGACTTCGTATTCCACGGTGGTTCCGGTTCAAGCGCTGCTGAAATCAAAGAAGCAGTTAGCTACGGTGTTATCAAAATGAACATCGATACCGATACTCAGTGGGCTAATTGGGATGGTATTTTACAGTATTACAAAGCGAAAGAAGGCTACCTGCAATCTCAGTTAGGTAACCCAGAAGGCGATGATAAGCCAAACAAAAAATACTACGATCCACGTGTGTGGCTGCGTAAATCACAAGAATCTATGGTTGTTCGTTTAGAGCAAGCATTCAAAGAACTGAACTGCGTAGACGTTCTGTAATTTACGAGTTTGTCTTGTGAATAAATCATCCCCCAGCAGGGTAGCTTGCTGGGGGATTTTTTATGTTTTCAACTAACGAGCCTGTGACTTGCCCGTATTGATTGCTAGCGTCTTGCCCGTATTGATTGCTAGCGTCTTGCATTTCTTGTAATCTTCGCGTGCTTTGAACAATCAGAAATGCCCTATAAGGTAATGCAAATGACTGAACACACATCTAAAGACCCATTGCATGGGGTCACGCTTGAAATGCAGGTAACAGAATTAGTTAACCATTATGGTTGGGCAAAATTAGGCAGCATTATCAAAATAAACTGCTTCAATAAAGATCCAAGTGTTAAATCAAGCTTAAAATTCCTACGAAGAACACCATGGGCGCGGGCTGAAGTTGAAGCTCTCTATCTTGATATGCGAGAAGACGATTCAATGGATGAAGCCAATTTGTCTGATGACCCGTGGGGCAATCACCGGATTTAATATCTTACATCCCGTCGCGCTATGATCTCTATCTATGGATCGTCACTACGAATGGAGAATAAACCACCATGCTTATTCGCCTTGCTACTTTGCAGGACATTGCCTCACTGCTCAATATTGATACCTATATCATGGTTGACCCTATGCGTGGGCAGCAAATTCAAAATTGGGTTACAAATCAAAGCTGCTATCTTGCGGAGGAGGAGGGGGAAGTGCTGGGGTATGGGGTATTAAATTACCATTTCTTTGGTTGTGGTTTTATTGAAATGATTATGGTTGCTGAGCGGTTTCGCCACCGAGGCATTGGCCTTGCGCTGTTGAAGGCTTTACAGGAAATTTGCCATCACCCTAAATTATTTACATCGACCAATCAATCCAATTTGTTGATGCAAAAATTACTATCAAAATCGGGTTTTATTCCTAGCGGACAGATTGATAATCTCGATGATAATGACCCTGAAATTATTTTTTATCATAAATAAAAATCATTGATATCAGTTTAGACTGCTTTTATGAATGAAAACGCCCCCTAAAAAGATGCTTAGAGGGCATGATTACGTAGCGATTAAGTTAGGCTGTAGGTGGTATAAATACAACGGCATTACAGATTAATCGGTATTATTACCGAAGAATTTCTACGCTCTAAAAAGTAATTTAAATCGCACTGAAGTACATTGGCAAAAATACATAATCGGTGGATCGTGAAATTTTGAGTTCCGCGCTCATAGCGAGAGATCTGTTGTTGGCTTAAGCCGGTTTTCTTACCAAGAATACTGGCACTCCAGCCTAATAATAGTCGGCGTTTACGAACTTTTGCACCAATATCGGTATTGGAAATTTGGTTGTCGTAGAGAGTCATTATGCTGTCCTCGTTTATCTTTTAATTTTCTCATTATGCAAATGAGAAAATATTGGTGTGAAAGAAAGATTGACCATTAAATAAATTTAATCCAATAATAAAAACGCTTAGGCCAATAATAAAAGTGCTAAAACTAAATAATAAAGATAAATGCTTGTTAATATAGAAACTGGATTGTTCTTTTAATGGGAATGACGCATCTGCAAATGATAAAAACAGTATAATAATTCCCCAGTGTAATACTGATTGTAAAAATGGGTGCTCTAAGTTGCTGTTAATAACCACAGGTGTTAATGCTAATACCAAGGATATGGAATATCCGTTACCATTTTTTTTGTATTTAATAATTGACTGGTAAATAACATATATTCCACCTGTTATTAGTAATGACATGAAAATAAGGTTAATAAACCCGCCAGTCATAATCCAACGTAATATCTCATTATAAACATGTGGCACAATATAATTTTCTGAACTTAAAAATGGGAGCTGGTTTTTCTCCATGCTCGCATTAAGCATTAAAGGTTGTTCCCAAACTTCAGCTGAAGGGTAGATAAACAGTGAAATAGAAAACCGTAACATTTGCTTAAGGTGAAAGCGGTTGATTATCTCATTGTCGATATACTTTGGGCATAGCTGAATAAGGTAAACTCCAATAAATACAGCAACAGCAATAATGAAATAGCTGGCACTCACTCTTACTTTATTTTTTTGATAAAACAAGCAGATAAAAACAAATGCACAAACTGCAAAACTCAGTGTAGTGGTGATAGATTGTAAAACAACCAGTGTCACCGTAAACAAGAAAATGCAAAGGCTTAATAGCGTGATTCGGCATTTCTCTTGAATGAACGATGCAAGTTTAAATTGCGATAACACTAGGGTCATCAACGAAAACATGCAGCTCATTGCCATGTTAACCGACAAAATGGTAATTTGTTGCGTCAAACCATATGATCGCATATCAGTTGCAAAATAAAAAATAGTGGTTTCAAAAAAGTATTGATAAATAGTAAATAAACACTGAATAACATTAATCGCGATAAAACAATAAATACAAAAAGATTGAATTAACCACTTCTCTCGTATTTGCAATCCGACAATATACAGTATGACTCCTGCACTAATACCAGACCAATACCAAAATATAATGTTATGACTTTCTTTTATATAAAAAAGGTTGATGCTTAATATGGCTAATGCTAAACAGAAACACATTGCAGGAATAGTAATGAAAATTCGATTTTTTCTATAAAACACTGTAAATGCAATGATGGAAATGATTAATGCAATCGCTAACCAGCTAATAATATTTTGAGGCAGCGATTGCCTTAAGCTACCTAAATTATCAATATAAATTATGCTGGCGAGATTCCAAATAATAAAAATACTAATAAATACAGCACGAGAAAGCATAATCATAAAATTTTACTGCATGTTAATTATAAAATAGCATGTTAATTATAAATAAGTCGCAATTAACCACGCGTTACCGGTGTATTTTCCTGGCTCAGCATCTAGCCCATAAAGGTGGCTTTCGATTTCAATATTTTTCACTTTATCAATGGTAGTCTCGATGGTTTTACCCCGTTGATTACTTTCTGCATCGTACAGTGATAACTCAGAGTAAATCGTGTTATTACCTGACTTCAGCGGCACACGTTTTTGCGGATCGTTATCCATAACGTAATCTAAGGCAAATTTCACTCTAACCCCCTGACTTCTATCACATTGATAGGTCGCAGTACGGGTTTGTTTACTATCAAATTCAATGGCATCCAATGTATTGTGGTTAATATTTAGATTATCAATATTGGATTTGCAGTTTGATGGGTAGTTAATTACCGACTGAGTTAAATCTAGTTTTACACTCGCTTTATCCGCGGGAACGAACACATCAGGTGTACCTGGATATTGGAACATTCGGGTATAGCCTGCAATCATTGCAGGAGGGATGACAACCTTGCCATCTATCGGAATATCTTTTACATAAATACGTACTTCAAATGGGAATTGAACGGTGAAGAACCCAGCATCTAATGGCCCCATTTCTTCGGAAGAACATCCACGCCCAGAAATGTTTTTCCAACCCTGAGTAATTCCATTGTCTGAATACAGTGTGAAGTAAGTATTTGCATTAATTTTATAAGCGGTGAGCCCCTTAATGTTAAAGCCCGCTTCTGGCATATAAGCAAAAACACGATGAAAGGCATAATTCCATGCCAGTCCGTTTTGGTAGTTACCCGCTAAAAAATTCACTTTGCAATATACAGTACCGTAAGGTTGCGATGAATTAGCATCGATCACGATGCCCTCTTTGTTTGGTGGAGCGACAGAATAGTATTTTGCACCATCGCTACCAATGGTCGGTGTGCTCGCGATGACCGAGTTATTAGAGACAAGATTCATTCTATAGCCACCACCACTGGATGAGTAGCGAGTTAACCCATGAGACACTTGGCTATATAAAAACAGTGACATAAACACTGCTATTAACGAAATTTTGGATGTTTTTTTCATTGTCGTTACCTAACTTTAAAGATAATCAATCATCACTGACAGTGCCGCATTAAACGGGCCGACTTCAAGTGTTTCGGGCACTTGATTCGTAACTAATTGTGACTGCAAGGTCAATGTGGCGGTGTCACCACTCACTGACGGGAAAATGGGCTCCCATTTCAGTAGATTGATAGCGGTATTTCTATTGGCTTGGGAAAAGCGGATCCCTAAGCCTTGAATCGTGGTGCTTAATACCGTTTCGTTATTAATCGTGAGGGTGGATCCCTCTTTTGGGGATAAGTAAACCCGTAAATTTTTGCGCAGATCGCACTGTTTAATTAGGATCCCAAAGTTGTATTTTTCTTCGGTTAAGCGGTCTAACGCCACATTTTGAAAATTCACGTACAGCTCTTTATCGCCATTTTCATTGGTGATCACACAGGATGGACGCACCAATGTGGTTTCCAACGTAATTAAAATATCAGCCAGTGAAAAGCTGCTCATTAGTAGGCAAATCGCCCCTAAAAAACCGGATATTTTCATCTGCATTCTCCTACTGGTAGTCCAGATTGAAAGTGACTAAGGATGAGAAACTCCCTGTTTTGAGTCGTCCGTTAAAGGGCTTTTGCGCATATACCCCAAACTGGAGTGGGTTAATAGAGCCTTTTCCCGATTCCGTGACGGTACTGATATCAATCGGGGTATTAAATTTCAAAGGTTGAGCATTCTTGCCATCAGTTAACGCGAGTAACACATTGGACTCGCCGGTCGTTTTCAAATAGGTGACGCCGTTATGGGTTTCAGTATCTTGAGTGTTTAGCGTAATTTTGATGGTTTTATTTAATGCCGCCGTTGAGCAATCGACGATATCCAACTGAAAAGGTTGAACATCAGAGCGCCCCAGATTTTCAAGTTCAGAAAAGCGCAGACCCGATAAGTAAACCGTTTTCTTCGTGTCATCGTCAGATAAGCGACAACCAATAGGCACCAGCGTCCCTTCAAAATAGACAGATAAACTATTTGCCAAGCTGCCGTAGCTGGTAAATAACAAGCTACTCATGCCAACCATAAGTGCGAATGTTTTAGTCATAAATCATCTCCAAACGGCGTGCTGAATTCTCGGCTGGAAGTAAAAAGGTCATACTCTTATTTGCCTGCGGTTTTGAGAAAACATATTGCTGACCTGCAAATTTCAACGTGAATGGCGTCCACGGTTGGTTATAAGTACGGGTGGCACAATGGGCATAACTCACTGTAAATTGATAAACAGGTTCATTGACATGGTTGACCGCTCTTGTCATCGTCACATTGGGCTGGCAAGGCGTTATGAGAAAACGCGCATGAACATAAACAGTGCCTGTTGTTTCCAATAATGAGGGTTGCGATGGCGTTTCTGCCAATACAGGCATGGCGAACATGAGAGATAACCCAAAGTGATACAGTTTCATGTTGATATTCCTGTTTATCCGTTACGTCTATGGTGTGACTGTGCACTGCGATGCTTGGCACTTAAACGCCAGTGAAGGTTTTCCACCATAATCATTGATATAGGTGAGATATGGCGTTGCGAATTTCGCTGATTTTAGGTTATGTGTTGATTTCGGTGGCACCATAACGGCATCAAAATCACTCTGCTCAGACTGCTTTTGGCTGTTACCAATGCCGATAACGGTCAGATAAAAACTTGTTGGGTTATTTAGCTGATAACCATTGGCAGTTGGGGTTAACGTCACCTGTTTTGTCCACTCTTTTTTGCTATCAGCCACAATCGCTTCTGGACGATAAAACAGTTTTACACGGCTTTGCAGGGCGATTTGTAGAACACCTGCTTCTGTGGATTTCGGTGGAATTTCACGCAAGTTATAGTAAAACAGAGACTCTCTATCTTGAGGTAACTTACTGATATCTGGCGCAGAGCTTAAACGAACTAAGCTGGTGGATTTTGGCTCCATACGCTGAATGGGTGGCGTCGCGATAATTGGGCCAGCTTCCAATTTTTTCTCTGCCGCATCTTCCAACCATGATTGTGCTAAGTAAGGCAATTCAGGGTTATCATTGCGAATAGTGATGTTAATAGACTGCTGATCACCATCAAAAATAATACGAGTACGATCCAGTGTGACTGCGGCGTAAGTGGTGCCCATTGCACCGATAGCGGTCAATAAGACACTGGTGCGAAGTAAATTAAAAATATTTGATTTCATTTAAATTGTTTCCTAATGACAAATTAATACAGGGTAGCTTTCTGCACTGTTTTTAAACTCAGTGACTTGCGTGCTGCATTGCAATTTATTTCCCCAGTAAAGGTTAAGCAGGTCATTTGGCATCACGCCGACAATCCATGTGATCCCTTGCTCACCCACAATACCGAGCTCAATGTTATTTTTATTACGCACACTGGCACCAAAGGGTGGGTAAGTGCCATCAGCCAGTTTTAAACGGGCAAAGGTTTTTTCCCCTTGAATAACATTAAGGCTGCGATAACCGATGGCCCCACGAGTTAATGTGGCTTCGGTAACACTCTCTAACGCTTCGATATTGTTTGGTAATTTACTGGTATTAATTGATGCTG
The Providencia alcalifaciens DNA segment above includes these coding regions:
- the epd gene encoding erythrose-4-phosphate dehydrogenase; the protein is MAIRVAINGFGRIGRSVLRALYESGRRAEIVVVAVNELAEPEGIAHLLKYDSSHGRFAWDVRLNGDQLQVGDDSMRLFHQADISKLPWKELGVDVVLDCTGVYGSREDGLKHLQAGAKKVLFSHPGTDDLDATIVYGVNHDSLQRSDSIVSNASCTTNCIIPVIKVLDDAFGIESGTVTTIHASMNDQPVIDAYHKDLRRTRAASQSIIPVDTKLAAGITRIFPKFQGSFEAISVRVPTTNVTAIDLSVTVDAHVCVDNVNKLLQSAAHGHFRGIVDYTELPLVSMDFNHDPHSAIIDGTQTRVSGKNLIKTLVWCDNEWGFANRMLDTTLAMAATGLN
- the pgk gene encoding phosphoglycerate kinase is translated as MSVIKMTDLDLAGKRVFIRSDLNVPVKDGKVTSDARIRASLPTIELALKQGAKVMVTSHLGRPTEGEYNEEFSLQPVVDYLAEKLDNPVRLVKDYLNGVDIAEGELVVLENVRFNKGEKKDDETLSKQYAALCDVYVMDAFGTAHRAQASTHGVAKFSPVACAGPLLSNELEALGKALGNPARPMVAIVGGSKVSTKLTVLDSLSKIADQLIVGGGIANTFIAAEGNNVGRSLYEADLIPEAKKLLAHCQIPVPTDVRVATEFSETAEATLKASNTIKDDEQILDLGDESAERLAEILKNAKTILWNGPVGVFEFPNFRKGTEIVARAIADSDAFSIAGGGDTLAAIDLFGIADKISYISTGGGAFLEFVEGKKLPAVVMLEERAKA
- the fbaA gene encoding class II fructose-bisphosphate aldolase, which gives rise to MSKIFDFVKPGVITGDDVQKVFAVAKENNFALPAVNCVGTDSINAVLEAAAKVRAPVIIQFSNGGAAFIAGKGLKAEGQQAAILGAISGAHHVHQMAEHYGVPVILHTDHCAKKLLPWIDGLLDAGEKHYAKTGKPLFSSHMIDLSEESLEENIAICSKYLERMAKIDMTLEIELGCTGGEEDGVDNTGMDSSALYTQPEDVAYAYEKLNAISPRFTIAASFGNVHGVYKPGNVQLTPKILRNSQDYVSEKFNLPHNSLDFVFHGGSGSSAAEIKEAVSYGVIKMNIDTDTQWANWDGILQYYKAKEGYLQSQLGNPEGDDKPNKKYYDPRVWLRKSQESMVVRLEQAFKELNCVDVL
- a CDS encoding VF530 family DNA-binding protein; translated protein: MTEHTSKDPLHGVTLEMQVTELVNHYGWAKLGSIIKINCFNKDPSVKSSLKFLRRTPWARAEVEALYLDMREDDSMDEANLSDDPWGNHRI
- a CDS encoding GNAT family N-acetyltransferase, with translation MLIRLATLQDIASLLNIDTYIMVDPMRGQQIQNWVTNQSCYLAEEEGEVLGYGVLNYHFFGCGFIEMIMVAERFRHRGIGLALLKALQEICHHPKLFTSTNQSNLLMQKLLSKSGFIPSGQIDNLDDNDPEIIFYHK
- a CDS encoding helix-turn-helix domain-containing protein, encoding MTLYDNQISNTDIGAKVRKRRLLLGWSASILGKKTGLSQQQISRYERGTQNFTIHRLCIFANVLQCDLNYFLERRNSSVIIPINL
- a CDS encoding O-antigen ligase domain-containing protein, producing MLSRAVFISIFIIWNLASIIYIDNLGSLRQSLPQNIISWLAIALIISIIAFTVFYRKNRIFITIPAMCFCLALAILSINLFYIKESHNIIFWYWSGISAGVILYIVGLQIREKWLIQSFCIYCFIAINVIQCLFTIYQYFFETTIFYFATDMRSYGLTQQITILSVNMAMSCMFSLMTLVLSQFKLASFIQEKCRITLLSLCIFLFTVTLVVLQSITTTLSFAVCAFVFICLFYQKNKVRVSASYFIIAVAVFIGVYLIQLCPKYIDNEIINRFHLKQMLRFSISLFIYPSAEVWEQPLMLNASMEKNQLPFLSSENYIVPHVYNEILRWIMTGGFINLIFMSLLITGGIYVIYQSIIKYKKNGNGYSISLVLALTPVVINSNLEHPFLQSVLHWGIIILFLSFADASFPLKEQSSFYINKHLSLLFSFSTFIIGLSVFIIGLNLFNGQSFFHTNIFSFA
- a CDS encoding adhesin, whose amino-acid sequence is MKKTSKISLIAVFMSLFLYSQVSHGLTRYSSSGGGYRMNLVSNNSVIASTPTIGSDGAKYYSVAPPNKEGIVIDANSSQPYGTVYCKVNFLAGNYQNGLAWNYAFHRVFAYMPEAGFNIKGLTAYKINANTYFTLYSDNGITQGWKNISGRGCSSEEMGPLDAGFFTVQFPFEVRIYVKDIPIDGKVVIPPAMIAGYTRMFQYPGTPDVFVPADKASVKLDLTQSVINYPSNCKSNIDNLNINHNTLDAIEFDSKQTRTATYQCDRSQGVRVKFALDYVMDNDPQKRVPLKSGNNTIYSELSLYDAESNQRGKTIETTIDKVKNIEIESHLYGLDAEPGKYTGNAWLIATYL
- a CDS encoding fimbrial protein is translated as MKISGFLGAICLLMSSFSLADILITLETTLVRPSCVITNENGDKELYVNFQNVALDRLTEEKYNFGILIKQCDLRKNLRVYLSPKEGSTLTINNETVLSTTIQGLGIRFSQANRNTAINLLKWEPIFPSVSGDTATLTLQSQLVTNQVPETLEVGPFNAALSVMIDYL
- a CDS encoding fimbrial protein, whose product is MTKTFALMVGMSSLLFTSYGSLANSLSVYFEGTLVPIGCRLSDDDTKKTVYLSGLRFSELENLGRSDVQPFQLDIVDCSTAALNKTIKITLNTQDTETHNGVTYLKTTGESNVLLALTDGKNAQPLKFNTPIDISTVTESGKGSINPLQFGVYAQKPFNGRLKTGSFSSLVTFNLDYQ
- a CDS encoding fimbria/pilus periplasmic chaperone encodes the protein MKSNIFNLLRTSVLLTAIGAMGTTYAAVTLDRTRIIFDGDQQSINITIRNDNPELPYLAQSWLEDAAEKKLEAGPIIATPPIQRMEPKSTSLVRLSSAPDISKLPQDRESLFYYNLREIPPKSTEAGVLQIALQSRVKLFYRPEAIVADSKKEWTKQVTLTPTANGYQLNNPTSFYLTVIGIGNSQKQSEQSDFDAVMVPPKSTHNLKSAKFATPYLTYINDYGGKPSLAFKCQASQCTVTP